Proteins from one Desulfonema limicola genomic window:
- a CDS encoding TMEM143 family protein, with amino-acid sequence MAEYHDRERFIPFQKSEIIKLLGNEIGTNSNDCENFKNMCKILESIYHFEFHKKTEYLKENYYPLNPDKDTLTTKKYSIEEIKACEENFMNTFREILTNANYEEVSEEDIAYAMEKESLFKINLFVDFDDFENQVIFRRGLKNEKLNFKKWFVKKQEIDVPVFERLALLIKFKDAEYFKAKKRKDLKFEPGTMIVKLFKNIPKADMEMLFPNTQIKMRPRDILLMGGSALGGGAAVILKAGAGLIAMFTVLWFMTRSFVMTGGELPSLGPAEISGMVGGVSALFAISLFLVKQWNNYKNRKIKFMKLLGDNLYFKNMDNNSGVFYHIIDDAEEEECKEAILGYYFLYCSESGLTESQLDDKIEQWFENKHDTLIDFEIKDALQKLQKLELCTTAEQNESGEDILKAVSLDEACRKLDYMWDNYFQFNF; translated from the coding sequence ATGGCTGAATATCACGACAGAGAAAGGTTTATTCCTTTTCAAAAATCGGAAATAATAAAACTTCTGGGAAATGAAATTGGAACAAATTCAAATGATTGTGAAAATTTTAAAAACATGTGCAAAATCCTTGAAAGCATTTATCATTTTGAATTTCATAAAAAAACCGAATACCTTAAAGAAAACTATTATCCCCTTAATCCTGATAAAGATACACTTACAACAAAAAAATACTCTATAGAGGAAATCAAGGCATGTGAAGAAAATTTCATGAACACATTCAGGGAAATACTTACTAATGCCAATTATGAAGAAGTTTCCGAAGAAGACATTGCTTATGCAATGGAAAAGGAATCATTATTTAAAATAAATCTTTTTGTTGATTTTGATGATTTTGAAAACCAGGTTATTTTCCGCAGGGGTCTTAAAAATGAAAAGCTTAATTTTAAAAAATGGTTTGTAAAAAAACAGGAGATTGATGTTCCTGTTTTTGAAAGGCTTGCCCTGCTTATAAAATTTAAAGATGCAGAATATTTTAAAGCAAAGAAAAGAAAAGACTTAAAATTTGAGCCTGGAACCATGATAGTCAAGCTTTTTAAAAATATCCCAAAAGCAGATATGGAAATGCTTTTCCCAAACACCCAGATAAAGATGAGACCTAGAGACATCCTTCTAATGGGAGGAAGTGCTTTGGGAGGCGGTGCTGCTGTTATTTTAAAAGCTGGTGCAGGCCTTATTGCCATGTTTACAGTGCTGTGGTTTATGACCCGCTCCTTTGTCATGACCGGGGGAGAACTGCCCAGCCTGGGTCCTGCTGAAATATCAGGAATGGTTGGAGGAGTAAGTGCCCTTTTTGCCATAAGCCTTTTTCTTGTCAAACAGTGGAATAATTATAAAAACCGAAAGATTAAATTTATGAAGCTTCTTGGGGATAATCTTTATTTTAAAAATATGGATAATAATTCCGGGGTTTTTTATCATATTATAGATGATGCTGAGGAAGAAGAATGCAAGGAAGCGATTTTAGGCTATTATTTTCTCTATTGCTCTGAAAGCGGGCTGACAGAGTCCCAGCTTGATGATAAAATTGAGCAATGGTTTGAAAACAAGCATGACACCCTTATTGATTTTGAAATAAAAGATGCCCTGCAAAAACTTCAAAAACTGGAACTCTGCACAACAGCAGAACAAAATGAATCAGGAGAAGATATTTTAAAAGCAGTTTCCCTTGATGAAGCATGCAGAAAACTGGATTATATGTGGGATAATTATTTTCAATTTAATTTTTGA
- a CDS encoding class I SAM-dependent methyltransferase, with protein sequence MPKTNHIRAAYSWSLSPFDSQSNAKAWKNIKNSSYPFKMLRYWFMYHMILEESARLGRSLNCAEIGIDKGQMLYFMRDAGFGGIQSWVGIDIEIKAEAEKAGYTELIKSNVESSDFVLGEKFDVIILLHVLEHLYEPEKLLEKTVSKLKQGGIIIGGFPIMPHFLIRYWQKRLRIILGKNGHVSAFSPHRVSKMAKNCGLNLEFISGAFLCRNSGGLLEQSRLWMRFNLLYGALFFKSLGSEVYFLMRKDNRM encoded by the coding sequence ATGCCAAAAACTAATCACATAAGGGCGGCTTACTCTTGGAGTTTGTCTCCATTTGATTCACAAAGTAATGCGAAAGCTTGGAAGAATATCAAAAATTCCAGCTATCCGTTCAAAATGCTGCGTTACTGGTTCATGTACCACATGATTTTGGAAGAATCTGCAAGGCTTGGGCGTTCTTTAAATTGTGCGGAAATTGGTATTGACAAGGGACAAATGCTGTATTTTATGCGTGATGCAGGATTTGGCGGCATTCAGTCTTGGGTAGGAATAGATATTGAGATTAAAGCTGAAGCAGAAAAAGCCGGATATACAGAGTTAATAAAATCCAATGTTGAATCATCGGATTTTGTTTTGGGAGAAAAGTTTGATGTGATTATTTTGCTTCATGTTCTGGAGCATTTGTATGAACCTGAAAAACTTCTTGAGAAGACGGTTTCCAAGCTGAAACAAGGCGGGATTATTATTGGTGGTTTTCCTATAATGCCCCATTTTCTAATTCGATATTGGCAAAAAAGACTTCGCATTATTCTTGGAAAAAATGGTCATGTATCAGCATTTTCTCCTCATCGGGTTAGCAAAATGGCGAAAAACTGCGGGCTGAACCTAGAGTTTATTTCCGGGGCTTTTCTATGCAGAAATTCAGGTGGTTTGCTTGAACAAAGCCGTTTATGGATGCGCTTTAATCTTCTCTATGGAGCATTATTTTTTAAATCTTTAGGGAGCGAGGTTTATTTTCTTATGAGAAAAGACAATAGGATGTAA
- the nadC gene encoding carboxylating nicotinate-nucleotide diphosphorylase, with the protein MYSIKNLIKTAMEEDIGSGDITTDNIIAPDMTGSGEIIAKESLVIAGLDIARLVFEELDPGIIFSPEFADGNQVEKGMKVLSVKGKLRALLKGERIALNFLQRISGIATNVRSYVNALKGSPVRLVDTRKTAPGWRILEKYAVRKGGAYNHRMGLYDGVLIKDNHIAVSGSIANAVEMVRKNISHFIKIEVEAADMEQVQQALDAGADIIMLDNMDIPQVTAAVKLINKRAVVEVSGNVTIERLSELAQTGVDIISSGALTHSARSVDLSMRIIAV; encoded by the coding sequence ATGTATTCAATAAAAAACCTGATAAAAACAGCGATGGAAGAAGATATTGGCTCAGGGGATATTACCACAGACAACATAATAGCTCCTGATATGACAGGCTCAGGAGAAATCATTGCAAAGGAATCCCTTGTAATTGCAGGGCTGGATATTGCACGCCTGGTATTTGAAGAGCTTGATCCAGGCATAATCTTTAGTCCTGAATTTGCAGACGGGAACCAGGTTGAAAAGGGCATGAAAGTGCTTTCTGTTAAAGGAAAGCTGCGTGCCCTTCTTAAAGGAGAAAGAATTGCTTTGAATTTTCTCCAGCGTATTTCAGGCATTGCCACCAATGTACGCTCTTATGTTAATGCTCTCAAAGGCAGTCCTGTCCGCCTTGTTGACACAAGAAAAACAGCTCCAGGCTGGCGGATTCTGGAAAAATATGCAGTCCGAAAGGGCGGGGCATATAACCACCGCATGGGGCTTTATGACGGGGTTCTTATAAAAGATAATCATATTGCGGTTTCAGGCAGTATAGCCAATGCTGTTGAAATGGTGAGGAAAAATATCTCCCATTTTATAAAGATTGAGGTTGAAGCAGCAGACATGGAACAGGTTCAGCAGGCTCTTGATGCAGGAGCAGATATAATCATGCTGGATAACATGGATATTCCCCAGGTAACAGCTGCTGTTAAACTCATAAACAAAAGAGCTGTTGTCGAGGTTTCAGGTAATGTAACAATTGAAAGGCTTTCAGAACTGGCTCAGACCGGCGTGGATATTATCTCGTCAGGAGCTTTGACCCATTCTGCAAGAAGCGTGGATTTAAGCATGAGGATAATTGCTGTATAA
- a CDS encoding zinc dependent phospholipase C family protein, with translation MSGAYTHITVENFLKEPMRLEAIEGFPEDGIITVLDYFKFCELGAVSPDYPYLALDDLGAAEWADSMHYTRTGQMIHEGIRFLRETEGEAKQKGLAWLLGYSAHVATDMTIHPVVQMKVGPYHENKSGHRTCEMNQDSYIFQRLNLGGIGLSDHLSSGIGLCSDPDNPDILDLDVHDLWEKMLQQVYPDDFEQNPPDIHKWHIRFNAIVSTIASAGNILMPLARHVAAEKGLVYPLKDEIDMQYIEDLPSPESPIHFDDLFDRALKNVEWMWSLVTRGVLENDDECFEKVTNWNLDTGRDENDQLIFWEE, from the coding sequence ATGTCAGGCGCTTATACCCACATAACAGTGGAAAATTTTTTAAAGGAACCAATGAGGCTTGAAGCTATTGAAGGTTTTCCTGAAGATGGAATTATTACTGTACTGGATTATTTTAAATTCTGCGAACTAGGGGCTGTGAGTCCTGATTATCCATATCTTGCCCTTGATGATCTTGGGGCTGCTGAATGGGCTGATTCCATGCACTATACCAGGACAGGGCAGATGATTCATGAAGGCATCCGTTTTCTCAGGGAAACAGAAGGAGAAGCTAAACAAAAAGGCCTTGCATGGCTTTTGGGCTATTCTGCCCATGTTGCAACAGATATGACAATTCATCCGGTAGTCCAAATGAAAGTAGGTCCCTATCATGAAAACAAATCAGGACACAGAACCTGCGAAATGAACCAGGATTCTTATATATTCCAGCGTCTTAACCTGGGAGGCATAGGTCTTTCCGATCATCTTTCCTCGGGCATAGGCCTATGCAGTGATCCTGACAACCCTGATATCCTGGATCTTGATGTCCATGATCTGTGGGAAAAGATGCTCCAGCAGGTATATCCTGATGATTTTGAACAAAATCCCCCTGATATTCACAAATGGCACATACGTTTTAACGCCATTGTAAGCACCATTGCATCAGCAGGAAATATCCTTATGCCCCTTGCCAGGCATGTGGCAGCGGAAAAAGGTCTGGTCTATCCCCTGAAAGATGAAATTGACATGCAGTATATTGAAGACCTGCCGAGTCCTGAAAGTCCTATTCATTTTGATGATCTTTTTGACAGGGCATTAAAAAATGTTGAATGGATGTGGTCTCTTGTAACAAGGGGTGTTCTTGAAAATGATGATGAATGTTTTGAAAAAGTAACTAACTGGAATCTTGATACAGGAAGAGATGAAAATGATCAACTTATATTCTGGGAGGAATAA